GCGAAACGAAGTGCACAGGGCTGCCAGCAGTCAAACGTTGCCAGAGGGCCGTCGCGCGCCGAATGAGGCGCCATGCCCAAAACACACGGCCCGCCCAGCGCCAGGCACGTCGCGGACGCACCGCGACCAGGACGCCCACGAACAGGGCCAATGCCCACGGGTGGTGCGCGGTGAAGGCGTGTGCGGCGCGGATGACACCGCTCCCCAGGGCACGTAACTG
The sequence above is drawn from the Burkholderiales bacterium genome and encodes:
- a CDS encoding YqjK-like family protein; this translates as MISRREAELLAQRTMLRERIRHQRSALATAAQPLARACGQVDQLRALGSGVIRAAHAFTAHHPWALALFVGVLVAVRPRRAWRWAGRVFWAWRLIRRATALWQRLTAGSPVHFVSPR